A genomic stretch from Psychrilyobacter piezotolerans includes:
- a CDS encoding thiamine-binding protein encodes MALANMDIQILPTIEGGEKEKYTVIDRVIEHIIGTGLKYEVGGLGTTIEGEFKDLLSILEKAQEICFDEGAERVTTIAKFDHKKEGITIDEKVGKYRKK; translated from the coding sequence ATGGCATTGGCAAACATGGATATTCAGATACTGCCTACCATAGAGGGGGGAGAAAAGGAAAAATATACTGTGATAGACAGGGTGATAGAACACATCATAGGGACAGGGTTAAAATATGAGGTAGGAGGACTGGGAACAACTATAGAGGGAGAGTTTAAAGATCTTTTGAGTATATTGGAAAAAGCCCAGGAAATTTGTTTCGATGAAGGAGCTGAAAGGGTAACAACTATAGCAAAATTTGATCATAAAAAAGAAGGGATAACCATAGATGAAAAAGTCGGTAAATACAGAAAAAAATAA
- a CDS encoding ABC transporter permease — translation MKKSVNTEKNNLFLISLLVLVVGCEVIIRALEIPGYILPTPTRVIAALYSQKEVLFSHSLVTLFEALTGFILSIFFALVIGGIVYPFEKVKKLLYPYLLISQTIPLIAIAPVILIWFGFGVLPKIIIVILICTFPMLLSFLGGLEEVDREILDLFQVMGAGKKYIFFKVILPSSLPGFFSGVKIAATYSIMGAVIGEWLGAKSGLGIYMTRAISSFKTDYLFAAIIVVVVLSLAIFKGIEYIEKAAMPWKNKKS, via the coding sequence ATGAAAAAGTCGGTAAATACAGAAAAAAATAATTTATTTTTAATAAGTTTATTGGTATTGGTGGTTGGCTGTGAGGTGATAATCAGAGCCTTGGAGATACCCGGGTATATTCTGCCAACTCCTACAAGGGTAATTGCGGCATTGTACAGCCAAAAAGAAGTTTTATTCAGCCATTCTCTGGTGACTTTGTTTGAAGCCCTGACGGGATTTATCCTGTCGATCTTTTTTGCTCTAGTCATAGGAGGGATTGTATATCCCTTTGAGAAGGTAAAAAAATTGCTATATCCATATCTGTTGATCAGTCAGACGATTCCGTTGATAGCCATAGCACCTGTCATATTGATCTGGTTTGGATTTGGGGTCCTGCCTAAGATAATAATAGTGATATTAATCTGTACCTTCCCTATGCTTCTAAGTTTTTTAGGGGGATTAGAGGAAGTGGACAGGGAGATACTGGATCTGTTCCAGGTTATGGGAGCCGGTAAAAAGTATATATTTTTTAAAGTTATCCTGCCCTCAAGTCTGCCTGGTTTTTTTTCAGGAGTAAAAATTGCAGCGACTTATTCTATCATGGGAGCAGTAATAGGGGAGTGGCTGGGAGCCAAAAGCGGACTGGGAATATATATGACTAGAGCCATCAGCTCGTTTAAAACAGACTATCTTTTTGCCGCCATAATAGTGGTAGTTGTCCTTAGTCTGGCAATTTTTAAGGGAATAGAATATATAGAAAAAGCAGCTATGCCGTGGAAAAATAAAAAATCGTAA
- a CDS encoding ABC transporter substrate-binding protein, translated as MRKRVISLLLVLNIVSIFALEKVDIVLDWTPNTNHTGIYAAKEMGYFKEEGIEADILQPANGTSTQLIATGRADFGVTYQEAVTFARLEGLPIVSLGAIIQHNTSGFASLKEKGIKSPADFKGKNYGGWGSPVEEATLKELIEQDGGRIKDINILTTGSMDFFKSSENDVDFAWVFEGWTNIEAKLQGKKLNYIRLRDYSEDLDYYTPIFASSEKLIKTNPELVKKVMRAVKKGYEYSVKNPEKAGELLLKEVPELDRNLVIESQKYLASKYTDDAPYWGHQKLEVWERYQKWLYKNNLIDGTTDMKKAFTNKFLKN; from the coding sequence ATGAGAAAAAGAGTGATAAGTTTATTGTTAGTTTTAAATATTGTAAGTATATTTGCACTGGAAAAGGTGGATATAGTTTTGGATTGGACACCTAATACCAATCATACAGGGATCTATGCAGCTAAAGAGATGGGATATTTTAAAGAAGAGGGGATAGAGGCGGATATATTACAGCCGGCCAATGGAACTTCTACCCAGTTAATAGCCACAGGAAGAGCTGATTTTGGTGTAACCTATCAGGAAGCTGTAACTTTCGCCAGATTAGAAGGTCTGCCTATAGTTTCATTGGGAGCAATAATCCAGCATAATACATCTGGTTTTGCATCACTGAAGGAAAAAGGAATAAAAAGCCCGGCTGACTTTAAAGGTAAAAACTATGGGGGGTGGGGATCACCGGTAGAGGAAGCCACTTTAAAGGAACTGATAGAACAAGATGGAGGAAGGATTAAAGATATAAATATTCTTACTACCGGGTCTATGGACTTTTTCAAATCCAGTGAAAATGATGTAGATTTTGCCTGGGTATTTGAAGGGTGGACAAATATAGAGGCTAAATTACAGGGGAAGAAATTGAACTATATCAGACTTAGAGATTATTCAGAAGATTTAGATTATTATACTCCGATATTTGCAAGTAGTGAAAAACTTATAAAAACAAATCCGGAATTGGTAAAAAAAGTAATGAGAGCTGTGAAAAAAGGATATGAATACAGTGTAAAAAACCCGGAAAAAGCCGGAGAACTTCTTTTAAAAGAGGTCCCGGAATTGGATAGAAATTTAGTTATAGAAAGTCAAAAATATCTGGCTTCTAAATATACCGACGATGCTCCTTACTGGGGACATCAAAAGCTGGAAGTATGGGAAAGATATCAAAAATGGCTCTATAAAAACAATTTGATAGATGGGACTACAGATATGAAAAAAGCTTTCACCAATAAATTTTTGAAAAACTAA
- a CDS encoding ABC transporter ATP-binding protein — protein sequence MILEIEKLSKKYGDVEIIKDLNLHIKKGEFISIVGPSGCGKSTLFKIITGLLTEYTGRVRIDGSMVKNKVISYLPQKDLLLPWKTLYENAAIPLEISGVKKERWKEIITPLMEEFGLSGFENRYPHELSGGMRQRGGLLRSFLIDSDLMLLDEPFGALDALTRSSMQDWLLEIWKKHNHSILFITHDIEEAVYLSDRVYIMSARPGRFLDELEIKFPRPRKKEVILSQDFLEYKGRILEKLK from the coding sequence ATGATATTAGAAATAGAAAAACTATCGAAAAAGTATGGGGATGTAGAGATAATAAAGGATTTAAATTTACATATAAAAAAGGGTGAATTTATCTCCATAGTGGGGCCTTCCGGGTGCGGGAAAAGTACTCTTTTTAAGATAATTACAGGGCTTTTGACGGAATATACAGGCAGAGTCAGGATAGATGGAAGTATGGTGAAAAATAAGGTTATCTCCTACCTGCCTCAAAAAGATCTCCTCCTGCCATGGAAGACCCTCTATGAAAATGCCGCTATCCCCCTGGAAATAAGCGGGGTAAAAAAAGAACGTTGGAAAGAAATTATAACTCCATTGATGGAAGAATTCGGACTGTCAGGATTTGAAAACCGATATCCCCATGAATTGTCCGGGGGGATGAGACAGAGGGGAGGGCTTCTCAGGAGTTTTTTAATCGACAGCGACTTAATGTTACTGGATGAACCCTTTGGAGCCTTGGATGCTCTGACCAGGTCATCTATGCAGGACTGGCTTTTGGAGATTTGGAAAAAACATAACCATTCTATCCTGTTTATAACCCATGATATAGAGGAAGCTGTCTATCTTTCAGACAGAGTATATATTATGTCAGCCAGACCAGGCAGATTTTTAGATGAGCTGGAGATCAAATTTCCCAGGCCGAGAAAAAAAGAAGTTATCCTGTCACAGGATTTTTTAGAATATAAGGGAAGAATATTAGAAAAATTAAAATAG
- a CDS encoding thiamine ABC transporter substrate-binding protein, translating to MKKSILWILMVLLGVTSFSKEKIVVYVPSSMTFLQDEIGQDFYEKTGVEAEIVGIKGIPARLKLEKRRPKADIVLGLSEINVIQAKKEGTIASYKPKTAGKIMKKEYLIDSQWYSTPFDFGSLAINANKDGLKKMPASFEDLKKLKKQLIVLSPNSFTGQEFMMWTVAVYGENWLKFWEELKPAIKTVAPGWSEGWAKFTTNEAPLMVGYATSDLYFDEKSSYKSFIPAEGGYIYVQGASIVAKKDIKDGAKLFMDYILEDKFQRAMAEKNYMLPVTDIKLGDEYSRVPTSAKLVKVKPSDLEKIEEYKKELIKLLKK from the coding sequence ATGAAAAAAAGTATTTTATGGATTTTAATGGTATTATTAGGAGTAACAAGTTTTTCAAAGGAAAAAATAGTGGTCTATGTACCTAGTTCTATGACCTTTCTGCAGGATGAAATAGGACAGGATTTCTATGAAAAAACAGGGGTAGAAGCAGAAATAGTAGGAATAAAAGGAATCCCTGCCAGATTAAAATTAGAAAAAAGAAGACCAAAAGCTGATATAGTTTTGGGGTTGTCAGAGATAAATGTGATTCAGGCTAAAAAAGAAGGTACAATAGCAAGCTATAAACCTAAAACAGCCGGAAAGATAATGAAAAAGGAGTATCTCATAGACAGCCAGTGGTATTCCACTCCATTTGATTTCGGGTCATTGGCTATAAATGCAAATAAAGACGGGTTAAAGAAGATGCCGGCATCTTTTGAAGATTTGAAGAAGTTAAAAAAACAGTTGATAGTTTTATCTCCTAATTCATTTACTGGTCAGGAATTCATGATGTGGACAGTTGCAGTCTATGGTGAAAACTGGCTGAAATTCTGGGAAGAATTGAAACCTGCCATCAAAACAGTAGCTCCGGGATGGAGTGAAGGATGGGCAAAGTTTACAACCAACGAAGCACCTCTTATGGTAGGTTATGCAACCAGCGACCTTTATTTTGACGAAAAAAGTTCATACAAAAGTTTTATTCCAGCTGAAGGGGGATATATCTATGTACAGGGAGCTTCTATTGTGGCTAAAAAAGATATAAAGGATGGGGCAAAGCTGTTTATGGACTATATCCTGGAGGATAAATTCCAGAGAGCCATGGCAGAAAAAAACTATATGCTTCCTGTAACAGATATAAAATTAGGAGACGAATACAGCAGAGTTCCGACATCGGCTAAATTAGTAAAAGTGAAACCTAGTGATTTAGAGAAGATAGAAGAATATAAAAAAGAATTAATTAAATTATTGAAGAAATAA